The DNA region CGAAGTCGGCCATGTCGCCGGTACGGAGCGAGGCCCGTGCGTTGCTAGCAGCGAGCTTCGCTTGCGCCTCGATCAGCATCTCGTTTGAGAGATCGACGCCCTCGCATGGAATGCCGCGCAACGCAATCGGGAGCAGCAGCGGCCCCGTTCCGCAGGCCAACTCGAGCACCGGTCCCGCCTGCGACTCGGCCATGTCTGCATAGAACTCCGCACGCGTGCCCGGCCCGCTTGGTTGCGGATACATGAGGTCGTACAAGCGAGCGTGAGAGTACAAAGTCTCGTTCGTCATCTTCTTTTCATCCGCCTAACGACCTGGCGACTCCCAAGACACAACAAGCGGGTACTCAATCGAGCCAGAATGCGTCATAGACCTCGGGGCGCTCGTAAATGAACGTCGCCGACGTGAATCTTCCAGCGGCAATCTCATAGACGACCACTTGACGTTCTTCCAACCGGCGGTCCTTCCGCGAGCCTCGCGCCGTCACCAACGCGACAGCTCGCTCATCATTCGCCAGCACATCATCCAGTTCCAACCTCAGACCGCCCCCCGTCTTCGCAGCCACCTGCTTCCAGAACCCGAAGATCTCATCGCGCCCGATGTACGTCCCAGCAAGAGGCCCCTCACCACGAATGACCCACCGTGTCTCGGGACCGATCAACTCCGCCAAGGCCGCCCCATCACCCCGGGTCATCGCCTCGTACGCACCACGTACCAGAACCTCGTTCGGATGCACCAAGCACTCCCCCCTCAACCGACCATCCCGGCATCCCGACCTTCTACGACGGCTCGAAGTCGACCAGGGTCTGGCCCCGCTGGACTTGGTCCCCCGCGGCGCACAGCACGGCTTTCACGGTCCCGTCCGCCGGCGCCTTCACGGCGTGCTCCATCTTCATCGCCTCGACCACGACCAGGTCCTGCCCCCGGACGACCTTGTCCCCCGCTGAGACACGCACGGCGATGACCTGTCCGGGCATGGGGGCCTCCAGGTGCGCCGCCCCTTGGGCGTCGGCGCGCCGCTCGGCCGG from Actinomycetota bacterium includes:
- a CDS encoding nuclear transport factor 2 family protein; the encoded protein is MHPNEVLVRGAYEAMTRGDGAALAELIGPETRWVIRGEGPLAGTYIGRDEIFGFWKQVAAKTGGGLRLELDDVLANDERAVALVTARGSRKDRRLEERQVVVYEIAAGRFTSATFIYERPEVYDAFWLD